From one Chanodichthys erythropterus isolate Z2021 chromosome 3, ASM2448905v1, whole genome shotgun sequence genomic stretch:
- the dnajc7 gene encoding dnaJ homolog subfamily C member 7 isoform X1, translating to MVILRTAAEGGAEGGMKGTHASSHSPPLYSKMATVDYESSVDPEMDLTSDEELEREAEGFKEQGNAYYVKKDYAEAFNFYTKAIDLCPKNVSYYGNRAATLMMLSRYREALEDSQQAVRLDDTFMKGHMREGKCHLLLGNAMAASRCLQKVLELEPDNSQAQQELKNAESILEYERMAEISFEKRDFRMVVFCMDRALESASACHRFKVLKAECLALLGRYPEAQSVASDILRMDSTNGDALYVRGLCLYYEDCIDKAVQFFIQALRMAPDHEKARLACRNAKALKAKKEEGNKAFKEGSYEEAYDLYSEALTIDPNNIKTNAKLYCNRATVGSKLNKLEQAIEDCTKAIKLDETYIKAYLRRAQCYMDTQQYEEAVRDYEKVYQTEKTKEHKNLLKNAQLELKKSKRKDYYKVLGVDKNATEDEIKKAYRKRALMHHPDRHSGASAEVQKEEEKKFKEVGEAFTVLSDPKKKSRYDSGHDLEDDDMNMDFDANNIFKAFFGGPGGFSFEASGPGNFFFQFG from the exons ATGGTCATATTGCGCACGGCTGCGGAAGGCGGAGCTGAAGGCGGTATGAAAGGCACACATGCCTCGTCTCATTCTCCGCCTCTCTACAGCAAAATGGCGACTGTTGACTACGAATCGTCCGTGGATCCAGAGATGGACTTAACCAGCGACGAGGAGTTAGAGAG GGAAGCTGAAGGCTTCAAAGAGCAGGGAAACGCATATTATGTCAAGAAGGACTATGCTGAAGCGTTCAACTTCTACACCAAGGCCATCG acCTGTGCCCGAAAAATGTCAGTTACTATGGCAACCGTGCAGCCACATTGATGATGCTGAGTCGCTACAGAGAGGCGCTGGAGGACTCCCAGCAGGCTGTGCGACTAGATGACACCTTCATGAAG GGCCACATGCGTGAGGGCAAGTGCCACCTGCTGCTTGGCAATGCTATGGCCGCCAGCCGCTGCTTACAGAAGGTTCTAGAGCTGGAACCAGATAACAGCCAGGCCCAGCAGGAG CTGAAGAACGCAGAGTCCATCTTGGAGTACGAGCGCATGGCTGAGATCAGCTTTGAAAAGCGAGACTTCAGGATG GTGGTGTTCTGTATGGATCGGGCGTTAGAGTCTGCATCTGCATGTCACAGGTTCAAGGTGTTGAAAGCAGAGTGTCTGGCTCTGCTGGGCCGCTACCCAGAAGCCCAATCTGTTGCCAG TGACATATTGCGGATGGATTCCACAAATGGCGATGCCCTCTACGTGCGGGGATTATGTCTGTACTATGAAGACTGCATTGATAAAGCTGTGCAGTTTTTCATTCAAGCACTGCGCATGGCACCAGACCATGAGAAGGCCCGTCTGGCCTGCAGA AATGCTAAAGCCCTAAAGGCGAAGAAAGAAGAAGGCAACAAAGCTTTTAAAGAGGGCAGTTATGAGGAAGCATATGACCTATACTCTGAGGCGCTGACCATCGACCCAAATAACATCAAAACCAACGCCAAGCTATACTGCAACCGAGCCACTGTTGGATCCAAG TTAAACAAACTGGAGCAGGCCATTGAGGACTGCACAAAGGCTATTAAACTGGATGAGACCTATATTAAGGCTTATTTGAGAAGAGCCCAGTG TTACATGGACACACAGCAGTATGAAGAGGCTGTCAGAGATTATGAGAAGGTTTATCAAACAGAGAAGACTAAAG AACATAAGAACCTGTTGAAGAACGCTCAGTTAGAGCTGaagaaaagcaaaagaaaagATTATTATAAGGTTCTGGGGGTGGATAAAAACGCCACTGAAGATGAAATCAAGAAAGCATACCGCAAACGAGCGCTGATGCACCACCCGG ACCGACACAGTGGAGCGAGTGCTGAGGTGCAGAAAGAGGAAGAGAAAAAGTTTAAGGAGGTGGGAGAGGCCTTCACTGTTCTCTCTGACCCCAAGAAGAAGTCCCGCTATGACAGCGGCCACGACCTGGAGGATGATGACATGAACATGG ACTTTGATGCCAACAACATCTTCAAAGCGTTCTTTGGCGGCCCCGGTGGGTTCAGTTTCGAAG CATCTGGACCAGGAAATTTCTTCTTTCAGTTTGGTTAA
- the odad4 gene encoding outer dynein arm-docking complex subunit 4, producing the protein MSDKEEEQGPKSTFTTYMAEGDQLFQKGEYVKAIESFSMALSLQPDDKNCLVARSRCFVKLGDAESALKDAETSLKDNKNYFKGLYQKAEALYTMGDFEFALVYYHRGHKLRPELQEFRLGIQKAQEAIDNSVGSPSSVKLENKGDLSVFHKSNGGQPKHLKPSHKKESKKHGQKMGKYEKTAKQLLGELYSDREYLEKLLQDEDLIKGKIRTGERVQDLIVGCISYLDTRTAFWQQQKPIYARQRDRKLMQQQWNRVKHKPPSDPTRYVLTSLEDIDTALSAGNAEGGLKKARELMKAVKEWSEKVLPNKTEVLGNLHSCIGNALMDLGNMDKALHHHEKDLELAKKGELTDSKSRALDNIGRVYARIGKFQQAIEVWEEKVPLACGGLEKAWLFHEIGRCYLELKRYGEARDYGSRSLTAADDISDEKWQLNASVLMAQAELKLGNYKASVLHFERALDRAKLLQDDSASEAIQKALREARHRVTP; encoded by the exons ATGTCTGATAAGGAGGAAGAACAGGGGCCGAAGAGTACCTTTACCACCTATATGGCTGAAGGTGACCAGCTGTTTCAGAAGGGAGAGTATGTCAAGGCTATCGAGAGCTTTTCCATG GCTTTAAGTTTACAGCCGGATGATAAGAACTGTCTGGTCGCCAGATCCAGGTGTTTTGTGAAATTAGGTGATGCAGAGAGCGCGCTGAAAGACGCCGAGACCTCCCTCAaagacaacaaaaactacttCAAG GGTCTGTATCAGAAGGCAGAAGCCCTCTACACTATGGGCGATTTTGAGTTTGCATTGGTCTACTATCACAGAGGTCATAAGCTACGCCCGGAGCTGCAGGAGTTCAGACTGGGAATCCAGAAAGCTCAAGAGGCAATCGACAACTCAGTGGGCA GTCCTTCCTCTGTGAAGTTGGAAAATAAAGGAGACCTGTCTGTCTTCCACAAGTCTAATGGG GGTCAACCCAAGCATTTGAAACCTTCTCATAAGAAGGAATCCAAAAAGCATGGTCAGAAGATGGgtaaatatgaaaaaacagCCAAGCAACTTCTGGGAGAACTGTACAGTGACAGAGAATACTTAGAGAAACTTCTACAAGAtgagg ATCTTATCAAAGGTAAGATACGAACTGGAGAGCGTGTGCAAGATCTGATCGTAGGCTGTATCTCATATCTGGACACGCGGACGGCGTTCTGGCAGCAACAGAAGCCCATCTATGCTCGTCAGCGAGACAGAAAATTAATGCAGCAGCAGTGGAACCGGGTTAAACACAAGCCCCCCTCAGACCCCACCCGATATGTCCTCACCAGTCTGGAGGACATTGACACAG CTTTGAGTGCAGGCAACGCAGAAGGCGGCCTGAAGAAGGCCCGTGAGCTCATGAAGGCGGTGAAGGAATGGTCTGAGAAGGTGCTGCCCAATAAGACAGAAGTGCTTGGGAACCTGCACAGCTGCATTG GCAATGCACTGATGGATCTTGGGAATATGGACAAGGCTCTGCATCATCATGAGAAAGATCTGGAGCTGGCCAAGAAAGG CGAGCTGACGGACAGTAAATCCAGGGCTCTGGACAACATTGGCCGTGTTTACGCACGGATTGGAAAGTTCCAACAAGCTATAGAAGT CTGGGAGGAGAAGGTGCCTTTAGCATGTGGCGGGCTAGAGAAGGCCTGGCTGTTTCATGAGATCGGCCGCTGTTACCTTGAGCTGAAGCGCTACGGCGAAGCACGAGACTATGGCTCCCGCTCGCTCACGGCCGCCGATGACATCAGTGATGAGAAATGGCAGCTCAATGCCAGTGTGCTCATGGCGCAGGCCGAAT TGAAGCTGGGTAACTACAAGGCCAGTGTGTTACACTTTGAGAGAGCACTGGACCGGGCAAAACTGCTGCAGGACGACTCTGCCAGCGAAGCCATCCAGAAG
- the dnajc7 gene encoding dnaJ homolog subfamily C member 7 isoform X2, giving the protein MKGTHASSHSPPLYSKMATVDYESSVDPEMDLTSDEELEREAEGFKEQGNAYYVKKDYAEAFNFYTKAIDLCPKNVSYYGNRAATLMMLSRYREALEDSQQAVRLDDTFMKGHMREGKCHLLLGNAMAASRCLQKVLELEPDNSQAQQELKNAESILEYERMAEISFEKRDFRMVVFCMDRALESASACHRFKVLKAECLALLGRYPEAQSVASDILRMDSTNGDALYVRGLCLYYEDCIDKAVQFFIQALRMAPDHEKARLACRNAKALKAKKEEGNKAFKEGSYEEAYDLYSEALTIDPNNIKTNAKLYCNRATVGSKLNKLEQAIEDCTKAIKLDETYIKAYLRRAQCYMDTQQYEEAVRDYEKVYQTEKTKEHKNLLKNAQLELKKSKRKDYYKVLGVDKNATEDEIKKAYRKRALMHHPDRHSGASAEVQKEEEKKFKEVGEAFTVLSDPKKKSRYDSGHDLEDDDMNMDFDANNIFKAFFGGPGGFSFEGNSSSGPGNFFFQFG; this is encoded by the exons ATGAAAGGCACACATGCCTCGTCTCATTCTCCGCCTCTCTACAGCAAAATGGCGACTGTTGACTACGAATCGTCCGTGGATCCAGAGATGGACTTAACCAGCGACGAGGAGTTAGAGAG GGAAGCTGAAGGCTTCAAAGAGCAGGGAAACGCATATTATGTCAAGAAGGACTATGCTGAAGCGTTCAACTTCTACACCAAGGCCATCG acCTGTGCCCGAAAAATGTCAGTTACTATGGCAACCGTGCAGCCACATTGATGATGCTGAGTCGCTACAGAGAGGCGCTGGAGGACTCCCAGCAGGCTGTGCGACTAGATGACACCTTCATGAAG GGCCACATGCGTGAGGGCAAGTGCCACCTGCTGCTTGGCAATGCTATGGCCGCCAGCCGCTGCTTACAGAAGGTTCTAGAGCTGGAACCAGATAACAGCCAGGCCCAGCAGGAG CTGAAGAACGCAGAGTCCATCTTGGAGTACGAGCGCATGGCTGAGATCAGCTTTGAAAAGCGAGACTTCAGGATG GTGGTGTTCTGTATGGATCGGGCGTTAGAGTCTGCATCTGCATGTCACAGGTTCAAGGTGTTGAAAGCAGAGTGTCTGGCTCTGCTGGGCCGCTACCCAGAAGCCCAATCTGTTGCCAG TGACATATTGCGGATGGATTCCACAAATGGCGATGCCCTCTACGTGCGGGGATTATGTCTGTACTATGAAGACTGCATTGATAAAGCTGTGCAGTTTTTCATTCAAGCACTGCGCATGGCACCAGACCATGAGAAGGCCCGTCTGGCCTGCAGA AATGCTAAAGCCCTAAAGGCGAAGAAAGAAGAAGGCAACAAAGCTTTTAAAGAGGGCAGTTATGAGGAAGCATATGACCTATACTCTGAGGCGCTGACCATCGACCCAAATAACATCAAAACCAACGCCAAGCTATACTGCAACCGAGCCACTGTTGGATCCAAG TTAAACAAACTGGAGCAGGCCATTGAGGACTGCACAAAGGCTATTAAACTGGATGAGACCTATATTAAGGCTTATTTGAGAAGAGCCCAGTG TTACATGGACACACAGCAGTATGAAGAGGCTGTCAGAGATTATGAGAAGGTTTATCAAACAGAGAAGACTAAAG AACATAAGAACCTGTTGAAGAACGCTCAGTTAGAGCTGaagaaaagcaaaagaaaagATTATTATAAGGTTCTGGGGGTGGATAAAAACGCCACTGAAGATGAAATCAAGAAAGCATACCGCAAACGAGCGCTGATGCACCACCCGG ACCGACACAGTGGAGCGAGTGCTGAGGTGCAGAAAGAGGAAGAGAAAAAGTTTAAGGAGGTGGGAGAGGCCTTCACTGTTCTCTCTGACCCCAAGAAGAAGTCCCGCTATGACAGCGGCCACGACCTGGAGGATGATGACATGAACATGG ACTTTGATGCCAACAACATCTTCAAAGCGTTCTTTGGCGGCCCCGGTGGGTTCAGTTTCGAAGGTAATTCAT CATCTGGACCAGGAAATTTCTTCTTTCAGTTTGGTTAA